The following nucleotide sequence is from Glycine max cultivar Williams 82 chromosome 9, Glycine_max_v4.0, whole genome shotgun sequence.
AGACACTTACATGTTTAGACAGTCTTCTTACTGTCTATCTTCTAATGATGAATGGTTGATAGAAAAGAAATTCTCGAGTTTAATTGAGATCTACCCTattttatatgtgtgtgtgtgtgtgtgacaaCACATTTTCTAACATActctggaatatctttattggCAGGATTTTTTACAGTAATAAACTAGTTGGAAGCATTCCAGAAACGCTTGGACTAGTTAAGAGTCTGACGTTGGTGTGAGTGACTAATTGACCATATTACATCCTCAAACAAATTCATTGGCAGAGTTTGCTAGatgatttttggcttaaatatatttttgttgctAGCAGACGCTTTGAAAATAATTCATTGAATGGATATGTGCCCCAGACCCTCAGCAACCTTACCAATGTCACAGACCTGTAAGCACATAAATTCCAATGTACCAACTAGAGTTTATTCTTCTTTGTACGgcaagattttttgttttatacttTTCACTTTTTCAGGTTGTTGTCCAACAATAAGCTGCAAGGTGCCCTGCCAAACCTTACTGGGATGAACTCCCTAAAATACTTGTAAGTAACAAAGCGTTTGTCTGTGACAGTTGGAATATTATTACTCAACCTCTCTCATTTGTAGTGAATGTTTCTTGTGTGACAATGAATCAATTCGTCAAAATCTGTGTTGAAGGGATTTGAGCAACAATAGCTTTGACAAGTCAGATTTTCCACTGTGGCTTTCAAATCTGAAGAATTTAACAACATTGTATGTCTTTCTTTTCCACTTGTTTCACCCTTGAGTTCTCTATTTATCTGGTTTCAACAATTCAATATTGTTTGGTCTTTTGTTGTTTGGCAGACAAATGGAGAGTGTGGACCTTAACGGAAACATTCCAGTTAATTTATTTAGCCTTGCCTATTTACAAAATGTGTGAGTTACCTGTCTCAATGATTAATCTTACAGTCTCCACtttcagaaataaaaaatagtggtTACACATTCATCGTTGTTTTAGTAATATACTACATCATAAATGCTCTAACATTTAACATATTCATAGTGTGctaaacaacaacaaccttggTGGAACCTTGGATATTGGCACCAACAACAGAAAACACCTGAAACTTGTTAATTTGAAGTCAAATTCAATTCAGGACTTCGAGCAACAAAATGATCTCCCAGAGAATATCACGATAATGTAAGCCATACCTGTTCATGATTCTGGCTGTTTTTTTCTGTATTTCTTGGATACATAGGTTATTTTGTCACTTCAAacaattttagtttcttttcaaGCATAAGATTCATTATTTACAAGTCTTTGTTTTTTAGCCCCTCTACATGGCTCAAGTATTGACTGCACTTTTGTCTGCAGACTTGAGTCCAACCCCATTTGTACAGAAACAGGAGCTATGGAGAGGAGTTACTGCAAAAAACACAACATCTTAGATACAGAACCACAAAATAAATGTCCACCTGATAGTTGCAGTCGAGATCAGATTCTAAGTCCCAAGTGCATATGTGGATATCCAATTACAGGAACTTTGACTTTCAGAGCACCCTCATATTTTGAATGGAGAGACACAACATCCCTGGAGAAACATCTTTTGCAAGAATTTCAATCTCATGATCTACCTGTGGATTCAGTTTCTTTAATCATTTCAGATCCATTTCATAGTTTTGTGTATACCATACAAATTTTCCCACGAGGCCAAGATCGTTTCGACCGACAAGACAAATCTACAATAAGCTCTATTCTTGGCAACCTAAGTGCTACTAGTCCATATGATTTTATTACAGGAAACCAAGGTGATGGTAACTACACTACTAACTTTTTCATCCCATTTCCTAGAGACagaaataataatactaatttgTCTATCTTCTTTCTCATAATAAAGGACCGAAGGAGTCAACTAATTCATCAAGCAAGGTCTTAATTATTCGAGTAGCAGTTGGTGGTTCTTCCGTTATGCTTGTTTTATTAGTCCTTGCAGGTGTTTATGCTTTCTGCCAGAAGAGAAGAGCAGAAAGAGCCATTTCTCGAAGCAATCCTTTTGGTAAATGATTATAAACTCAGTTCCTAGAGTTATATGGAATTCTGttgattaatattaatttacacAAAATGCAGGAAACTGGGATCCAAATAAAAGCAACTGCGGCACTCCTCAGTTAAAAGCAGCAAGGCAGTtttcatttaaagaaattaagaaatacaCAAACAACTTCTCACAAGACAATGATATTGGATCAGGGGGTTATGGAAAGGTCCTGAATGTTTCTTGTTAACTCTAATGCACTGTTGTAATTTATACATGCGTACAAACATACAGGGCGCATGAGAACTATCCATATGAGAATATCAAAGTTTAATCATACAACCATACATGACTGGTCATGATTTCTTGTTCTCATGAGAATAGTTCTCACCTGATATTTGTTCTCAACTGTTCACTAAGTATTTCCTGTCAGTTGAAATGTTTTTTTggaccaaaaaattaaaatagaaatatatatatatatatattaattgactgtttcatttttattgtagtGTGCCTTGAAGGCTTCTCACGCTATACTTTTTTTCATAATAGCGTATAAGTATGATTTAGAAACACCTGGCAGAAACACAGACGTGCTAGTCATTCATTAGcaacaaattttatatgaacattttaataaatgtaaCATTTGTTGACAGAAATTTAACTATATGCTTCTAACAATAGACAAATAAGTAAATGTTCACAGGTTTATCGGGGAACTCTTCCCAGTGGGCAAGTGGTAGCCATAAAACGAGCTCAAAGAGAATCAAAGCAGGGAGGGCTAGAATTCAAAGCTGAAATTGAACTCCTTTCAAGGGTCCACCACAAGAATCTGGTTAGCCTTGTGGGATTCTGCTTTGAACGAGAAGAACAAATGCTGGTTTATGAGTTTGTTCCAAATGGAACTTTGAAGGATGCTCTCACAGGTATTTATATGTATCTACAGCGGATATTGCTATCTGTTTggaatttttaactaatttaattggattatttACATTTACATCCGCCTTTTGGTCAGTACTCACCAGTCACCATTCAGTTTCCTAAGTGTGACCACTTACCACATTGGCAAAGCACTACACAATATCTGTTTCTGAAAGATAAACATACTAAAACTCTAGTTCTaatgtttcttataattatgaCTTTCAAATCTGGAAATAGTTGCTTGATGAGATATGTCaaattcattatatttattgtaCCTAATAAGTCATAACATGCGTATAATCTATGCAGGGGAATCTGGAATTGTGTTGAGCTGGAGTAGAAGACTGAAAGTAGCCCTTGGTGCTGCCAGGGGTTTGGCTTATCTTCATGAACATGCTGATCCCCCTATTATACACAGGGACATCAAATCAAACAACATTTTGCTGAATGAAAACTATACTGCAAAAGTTTCTGATTTTGGTCTCTCCAAGTCTATCTTAGATGATGAAAAAGATTACGTCTCCACTCAAGTTAAAGGAACAATGGTTTGTATATATCTTCTatgcatttttctttaaaatggaaaGATTACTAATGGGAAGGTGACatcttatttttcaaattagtgGAGGTAGAAAATGATTGATTCCATTCTTTTGCagagttttaaaaaagttttcattctaaatttttttctgtattgagaattttcatgattttatgtAAGCATCTAAGCTGTTTCACATGCAACACATACCAAGACAAGGGAAACACATCATCTGTCTGGAGCAAAATctagttttcaaaattttagtgATGACTGATGAGAACTGATTCATTTTGTTAATGTAGGGCTACTTGGATCCAGATTATTATACTAGTCAGAAGTTGACTGAAAAGAGTGATGTCTATAGTTTTGGAGTGCTAATACTGGAGCTGATTACTGCAAGAAAGCCAATAGAACGAGGGAAATACATTGTGAAAGTGGTCAGGAGTACAATAGATAAGACAAAAGACTTGTATGGTCTTCACAAAATTATTGACCCGGCCATCTGTTCAGGATCAACACTGGAGGGTTTTGAGAAGTTTGTGGACCTTGCAATGGAGTGTGTTGAAGATTCAGGAGCTGACAGGCCCGCAATGAGTGATGTGGTTAAAGAAATTGAAGACATGTTGCAGTCTGTTGGTATGCACCTAACATCTGAATCAGTAACATCCACAACATCTAGTCATAGATATCAGGAGGTAAGTATAGTGAGTTTCCATCTGGACCAACCTTACAGCAATGAGTCCTTTGGTTCAAGTGCAGAACATATTCAAAAATTGAACCTAGTTAGTTAAGTTAGTCTTTTTTCTCAAGATTGAAGTCAAGAGAGACTTGTTTATTAGTATTTCTTGGCCAAAACACAGAAAAGTAGAAATTGTGGAATTTAGAGTTTGTGGCTGTGAGCTTCAGAGTATAAGTGTGGTAGCAAGGTTAACATTTCCTTGACTAtcatttcttttccttctttctctccCACTAAAGATGTGAAATGTACAATGAATATAGGTTTTGATATGGAACATGTagaatataaagtataaacggTTTTAATATGGGCATGATTTCTCATTTTTTGAATGAGTTTAATCcttttaaattatcaataaacaacaaaagtATAATAAACAAGTTTTCTAgctcaacttttttattttggttatagCGATAACAAATGCTTTAACCGAATGATGTCGCATAAAGTATCCAAGTATCAAAACCTTTATCACCATTAATCAGTTCTGTTGTCTTTGCTGCTCATAATTTGGTTGGAAAATTATGAAACCCATGACCATCGCCACCAATGCAAGAAATTAGGAGTAGAGAGTACTATCAATCTTAAGAGTACAGTTTAAGTTTACAAGAAAGAGAATAACTTCTAAATTGGTCAAGATCTTTCACTTTTCTCACAtgataattcaaaaaaaaaaatcttcattaAGTTATCCTATGCATTCATTCATACACTTAACCTTAAGTCATTGGTTTCTCCATTAAGGCTGAAATGTACAACACATTCTTGTGAACCCCACGATTAAGTTTGGTTTCAACATGCCACCTCAATCTATTGAATCCAATTCGATCCAATATTGGCACGTAAGTTTTGTTGAGTTGTGACCCAAAGCAAAAGAAATGGTCCAGCCAGAACAGACCACCTGGCCTCAACACCCTGTATACATCATATAGTACAAACTCAAGCATGGTGTCTGGTATCCAATTACTCAACACATCCATGGAGTGCACAATATCCAGTGTGTTGTCAAAGAATGGAAACCTTCGAGAGATACTAATATGCATTGGCACTAAACCCCTTGATGCAATGAGGTTGTTGAAAGGGCCATCTAAATTCAGTGTGCTTGTGATGATGATCACATTCCTTTCCCTCATCCTTGCAGCAAATGTTCCAGTTCCACCACCAATGTCAAGTCCAACACGAATCGTCCCCGCCGCTTTTGTTGCAAGAACTTGGTctattgcaaaatcaagtcccCCATCATCGAAGATCCACTTATTCTTCTCTTCACCTTGTAAATCAAAGCAATTCTTGCAGTCATAAGAGCCTGGCTTATTCTTTCTGTCAATGAGACACTGGTAACTTTTGCAAGCATAAGCATCCCAAACAATGCTAGTATCTGGTGGGGTAGTCCAAAGGCTCTCAGGCAAAGGTGTCGGCTCCACATAATTTGTGGGAGACTTGGGGCGGCATCTCCTTCGAGGGAGCGGTTCACACCCTTTGAGCATGAGCCTTTGTGCAAGAACATCATCCATAGGGCACTCCCCTCCAATCTCATATGACATATATTGGTTTAACTCTTCATGGAGCCTCATGCATGATGCACCAACAGGTGTGTGAATCTCATCTGATCCTATCCTTGGTGAGTACCCAAAAGGGAGCTTGTGAGGGCCAAGTGCAAAACTGAGGTCATCACTCCCTACCTTCAAACTCATTTGATTCTGATCAGCACCATTGGATTGCTTTTCTTGTTGGCGCGTGAGATCAATGAGCAGTGCCTGGACAAGTAAGTTAGAGGAGTTAAGTCTATGGTGCAGTTCAGACAAGAGTGAGTGAGTGGCAGCAATCTGAGCTTTGGTGGAGTTGAGTTCCTTTGAGATAGAGTTCGAGTAGCGAGGACTCGGAGAAGAGTGGTACAAAAAACTGATTGGACCAGTGAAGATGTAAATGGTGACAAGGTTGGTGAGTATGACTAGCATAATTGACTTCGGCAACTTGTGCTTTTGGCTGTGACCACATGCTTGCAATTTTTTTGAGTATTGTTGGTCATGAGCTTCATTTCCCATGATGGATTAGAAGAGAAAGGAACAAGAGGTACAAGTGAACAGAGGAGGGGAAATGTTTGTGTAATTTAAGGTTACCAATAGGGAAATTTAATGATATACAGATCCAAGGAGGGATAATACTTCCACGTTCTGTACATGTTTCTAGTTGAACATGAACATTGGTCATTGTGAAGCGCCGGTGTGGACGTTCAAAGAATGTAATATAATATGCCTTGTGATCTGCACCTTAATAGTAGGGAAATTGTAGCACCTTCAAGTTGAGAATGCCGTTTATTCATAGCTTGCTTGTTACTTGAGCACTATCTGCGGATCTCGTTCACAAGCTCACACAtcttaaatatattatcttggaaatccatattatttttttagcaatAATTTGGTTGCTCGAGAGATTTGATCGGTAATAGATTTCTACTATATATTATGTCTCCTTTAAAGAGTTATTGCTTCGAGTTCATTATCAAAGCTCAAAGACCAAAGATATATAAAGAATTAATTGTAATTTGATGTTAGGATGCTCctaaaaagtttaaataagAGAAGATTAATTGATGCCATAACAATTTGAAGAATTAAGCAAAAATCCTTTGTGACAAACTATTTATCGCTTATGTATCTATAGCAACTTGATTTAATGGAATAATGGTTGAAGAATCCACCCTTGTTATTGTCAAAATACAAGTGAACGCTACAAAACCCCTCAAGTTTAATGGTTGGTTGTCAATGTTATTATCTcgcctaaaaaaatatttaacaatgaATGTTGGTATGAtagttttattagaaatattaattgagAAAATTTAAATCCATAATTTCTTCGTTCATTTCCTAACCATTAGGTCAATCTTATATATTCATTATCTATGCTAAAATAACTTGAATGAATCTTGATAAAGAGGAGTTGACCATGaagtattttatataatataatcaatgGATACTGTATTTAAGAGACTTCCATTGTCAAAATGCTAACACCCAAAAAAGGGAAGGTTGCAACATATATTAGTATAAACCGCATGCTGATCTGGCAAAAACACTTGCGAATATTTCAATTACAAGCTACATATTACTTGAATTGAATGCAAACGCAAATAACAACTCCATGAGTTCCAACTTGAGTATGATTTTTCCACAGGGGGTTGTCTAGACTATACGTAGTCATTCTCAAGGCCCTACAAGTTACAACCATCTTAACCAAAATATAGGATATGTCTTAATTGCAAATTTCTTGGAAACTTGGAAGAGAAAAAGAACTCCCAGATTCTTTGTGATGAGTTAAATAGTTCACTTTAAATGCAAATTTGACATCATGTGATGTTTTTCTATAACATTTTGCCTATTTCTTTGTATTCTATAGCAAAATACTActtctttaattgattacaatgtctGAGTATATAATATTCTCTATATTATATGCATAGAGCCAGTTCCTGTTGAATTTCATACGGTTTTGGAGCTGTAAAAAACAATTGAGAACGTTTTCCTTGGATTCGGATCCTCTCAAATTGAAGTATATCAAGTGAAGTAGGAGTATATCtatctttaattttgaaattggtTACGAGatactttaattcaaatcaaagataactaCACCCCCACTTTTCACTTAGCACACTTTTTTACGTGAAAGAATTCAAGTCTCAACCATAAGTCTTGATCATAAAATGAACATAGTCACAAGTCACAACAATACCATGTCAGGACAACTTGACAAGTGATACAGCCAAAAGTGATCATGAATGTTACTTTCCAAAGGAAGGcgataaatataacaaaaataagagATTAATTTCTCTACTTCTGCCTTAATAAACTTGGCATAATTACATTCATTATTACTTCTACCTTGtaccaaagaagaagaaaaaataaattaaacagtgGTTATTTCTGCCGAAGAGAAAAACTAAATGAAATCTAAATACTAACTCTGTGAGGGTGTGGGCTGCAAGAAGCCTTTAGCTAAAAAGGCTCTCCACTGCTTCTCTCACTGTATCTTGAATTGGTGTAAAGACAAGGCCCAAGTCTATTAGTCTCTTTGCTGCATTTTTACATGGTGTCAGGCCAGGTTGTGTTTCTTCTGGGGACCTGCATGTAGTTCGTTCTGACTCAAGAGACTTTGGCAGCCtttaatttacacaaacagaatttaaatatgaattctAATTTGCTTAGTGCGTGTTTGGACGAGCGTTAGACaaacttaattttgaaaaaaattgatttagttaaaattgattttaaagtaaTGTGATTTATATTTGGATGTTTTCATTATAGAATCAAGTTAGATCCAACACAAAAGTTATTCAAAGTTGTTtcaactcaaaattaattttggatccagaattaattttaaaatcttttgcAACATGAAACCAAACATGTAAAATTCGATCTAAAATCAGTCCTAACCCCATAATCAATTCTCTAATGTCAAACCAAGCATACACTTAATTAGAAATCTATCTGGTTTTATATAACTACAAGAACAGAAATCTTCAAAAAATATACCCATTAATGATGAATCTAGATACCGAATGAAGTTATTTAGCCCagtagaaaaggaagaaatagtGAGAGACATGTAGTATAGATAGCAACTGGTACTTGTTTCCTCAATGGTTACAATAACCACATTGCTCACATAGATTACAAAGTAAAGcatttaaaatcttattaattTGACACATTTATCTCCAacttttaaaaatcttattaattttACCCTTGTCATCTTACTATTAGCATgaggataaaaaatttattatttacctccaactttttaattatgcactttttatgcttaaccttttcttgacaaaatttacctctaattttttaattttttgataaaatttttaaaattttatttttttgatgaattttatctttaaattttttatttttgaaaaattttacgCTCAACTTTTGGGTTAATGAATGGATAAATAATAgagtataaaatttataaatttcttaaaattagaataaaatgtaattaaaaagtttaaagtgaaaaatataattaagtctaACTCAAATAACTATGCTTACATTACACTTCTAGTGATAATGTAGTAACTTATTACATATCATCTACGTgttaaaaatttactttttgatttgatttatagacttaacaatttattattattttataccataaatttaattttttttactaacatttggattcttaaatttaatatatagtgtaattttagtccctaaaaacataataaataacgTTTGTTTAGAATGATAATAATCATTAGACTGAATCCTCATCCATCTCTCTCCACAAGGGGAACCCATTTTTACGCAGTAACCGCAGTCTGTTTGTTTTCAAGTTGAACAAAAGCCGCACAATCCTTAAATTAATAGGGTGAGTCTTATTTTTCCACGGTGATGGACAAGGTTGTGGAGGAGGTTGAAAAGGTGAAGAAGGAATGGGATGAAACATACAAGAAAACGCAAGAGCACATTGAGGCAATCGCAGACTACGGCAAATCAGCAAGAGcaaaagaggagaataattctctTGCCAGATTGAATGGAATCGCTCAGGATGGCTTGGCTCTCCTTTCTTCCTTCCTCTTCACCCTGGATCTTCTCGCTCCTCAGTTGCCCTCTGAGCCAGAGGTCCAATCCACTCGTGCCTTGCTTCAATCTTCCAAAACCCTAACTCAAAAGTACGCCCACTCTCTCCACTTTTGCTCTTAAATGGAAATCTAaatcttatttctttctttcttacatTTTGatagtgcttttttttttttttttaaacagtttGCGGTTAAATCTGCGGAATGCCAATCTGCAGGCGAAGGCTAACTTGAGGAAAGCTGCTCAGGAGGAGGCAATAAActtactttcttattttaactttttctgATGTTATTTGGAATATATTGACAGCAAACCTGTTATATTGTGAATGTGATCATGAACTTGTGTGATTTGTGCTTCTTTACATTGTGCTATGCGGCTTATTCTGTTTCTATATGATGCAGAGAGAACTACTTCTAGGTGGCGGAGAAGAGTCCACAGTCCGCAGACGCAATTTACAGTATGTCCTTGATGACTCATGTGGCTGGGTTCAAATTAtgctttgcatttttttttcatatttttttatcatttagtgCTATTTCATTGGAAAAATCAGTTGGCATGATGACAGGatgaagtatttttttcctttaatttgtgATCTTCCAGGACAAAAGCAGGAATGACATCCGCTGCAGAGAGCATCACGGAAAGCCTTCGTCGTACTCGTCAATTGATGGTTCAGGTTCGTAGTTAGGTCTCTTTCTTTTCTAAACCTAATATTTCTTTGTGCTGTCTGTCTTTGATGTGTTGATTGTCATACTCATCGTATCTCTGCTTTGATTAGGAGGTTGAAAGAAACACAAGCACACTTATGACTCTTGGTAGGTACTTTTTCCTCCCTCTCTCCCTGTCTACATTGATGATGAATCTCTTATCTTTCTATTTGTACTTCAATTTCAAATGGTATTACATCGTGTTTCTTTTTGGTGTATGTGAAATTTATCTGAAGACTGATAAAAATGTATAGAATAATTTTAAGCTGGCCAAATAAGTCAGTTAGATTGGAAGAAAGAAGGTTGTAGGTAATGAGTttcaaattaacataatatgaacAGAGCACTATGGTAAAACTGATACGGACCagaaaaatattgatataaaaGGAGATTGTATTAACCTCACATTGTGAAAATCAAAGTATATtagtagaaaatgaaatcaagcagaatatcaaataaaaaaagaatgggAAGATCACAAGAGGCAGCAGATGGATGCCTACTTCCTGCCCAAGCCTAAGGCTGATTTCATATAACTCCTCTCCTTTTCCCAAAGTCACATGGCTGCCCTCGTTGTGACCACTTCCCATCTTTGATTACTTTTGGGCCACACTCAATTTCCatttagcataactgtctctcCCCCTAAGTCTCCGTGTGTCCCTCATCCCCTTTTTTCTGGAATTTACCTTCCATATGTTGGGGTCATGACTTAACTGTTGCACTATTGGGCCATTAACATCAGTCATTGTGGGCTCCTGAATCTTATCAGAAACTTTTTAGGTTTATCACCCTTCTTCCTGTTTGGGCTTGACCTTTGAATGGTGGTTggccaatgtttttttttttaatttcaagggTGGCCTTACTCCGATGATGCTAATTTGTATGTGTGTAATGTTCTTTCCTTTAGCATTTACTTTTTCCTTTCATTGG
It contains:
- the LOC100810323 gene encoding leucine-rich repeat receptor protein kinase HPCA1 isoform X1 yields the protein MGERIILILLLVLSFNFLLLAVAQDVNSDFLVLKSLRGSWLSPTPNWEGSDPCKDWEGIKCKNSRVISISLPDIGLTGHLSGDIGSLSELEILDLSYNRGLTGSLPQEIGNLKKLLKLVLVGCGFTGRIPDEIGFLEQLVFLSLNSNNFVGPIPPSIGNLSNLTWLDLADNQLDGSIPVSSGTTSGLDMLQKTLHFHLGKNRLSGEIPPKLFSSKMTLIHVIFYSNKLVGSIPETLGLVKSLTLVRFENNSLNGYVPQTLSNLTNVTDLLLSNNKLQGALPNLTGMNSLKYLDLSNNSFDKSDFPLWLSNLKNLTTLQMESVDLNGNIPVNLFSLAYLQNVVLNNNNLGGTLDIGTNNRKHLKLVNLKSNSIQDFEQQNDLPENITIILESNPICTETGAMERSYCKKHNILDTEPQNKCPPDSCSRDQILSPKCICGYPITGTLTFRAPSYFEWRDTTSLEKHLLQEFQSHDLPVDSVSLIISDPFHSFVYTIQIFPRGQDRFDRQDKSTISSILGNLSATSPYDFITGNQGPKESTNSSSKVLIIRVAVGGSSVMLVLLVLAGVYAFCQKRRAERAISRSNPFGNWDPNKSNCGTPQLKAARQFSFKEIKKYTNNFSQDNDIGSGGYGKVYRGTLPSGQVVAIKRAQRESKQGGLEFKAEIELLSRVHHKNLVSLVGFCFEREEQMLVYEFVPNGTLKDALTGESGIVLSWSRRLKVALGAARGLAYLHEHADPPIIHRDIKSNNILLNENYTAKVSDFGLSKSILDDEKDYVSTQVKGTMGYLDPDYYTSQKLTEKSDVYSFGVLILELITARKPIERGKYIVKVVRSTIDKTKDLYGLHKIIDPAICSGSTLEGFEKFVDLAMECVEDSGADRPAMSDVVKEIEDMLQSVGMHLTSESVTSTTSSHRYQEVSIVSFHLDQPYSNESFGSSAEHIQKLNLVS
- the LOC100810323 gene encoding leucine-rich repeat receptor protein kinase HPCA1 isoform X2, whose product is MLQKTLHFHLGKNRLSGEIPPKLFSSKMTLIHVIFYSNKLVGSIPETLGLVKSLTLVRFENNSLNGYVPQTLSNLTNVTDLLLSNNKLQGALPNLTGMNSLKYLDLSNNSFDKSDFPLWLSNLKNLTTLQMESVDLNGNIPVNLFSLAYLQNVVLNNNNLGGTLDIGTNNRKHLKLVNLKSNSIQDFEQQNDLPENITIILESNPICTETGAMERSYCKKHNILDTEPQNKCPPDSCSRDQILSPKCICGYPITGTLTFRAPSYFEWRDTTSLEKHLLQEFQSHDLPVDSVSLIISDPFHSFVYTIQIFPRGQDRFDRQDKSTISSILGNLSATSPYDFITGNQGPKESTNSSSKVLIIRVAVGGSSVMLVLLVLAGVYAFCQKRRAERAISRSNPFGNWDPNKSNCGTPQLKAARQFSFKEIKKYTNNFSQDNDIGSGGYGKVYRGTLPSGQVVAIKRAQRESKQGGLEFKAEIELLSRVHHKNLVSLVGFCFEREEQMLVYEFVPNGTLKDALTGESGIVLSWSRRLKVALGAARGLAYLHEHADPPIIHRDIKSNNILLNENYTAKVSDFGLSKSILDDEKDYVSTQVKGTMGYLDPDYYTSQKLTEKSDVYSFGVLILELITARKPIERGKYIVKVVRSTIDKTKDLYGLHKIIDPAICSGSTLEGFEKFVDLAMECVEDSGADRPAMSDVVKEIEDMLQSVGMHLTSESVTSTTSSHRYQEVSIVSFHLDQPYSNESFGSSAEHIQKLNLVS
- the LOC102664598 gene encoding probable methyltransferase At1g29790, yielding MGNEAHDQQYSKKLQACGHSQKHKLPKSIMLVILTNLVTIYIFTGPISFLYHSSPSPRYSNSISKELNSTKAQIAATHSLLSELHHRLNSSNLLVQALLIDLTRQQEKQSNGADQNQMSLKVGSDDLSFALGPHKLPFGYSPRIGSDEIHTPVGASCMRLHEELNQYMSYEIGGECPMDDVLAQRLMLKGCEPLPRRRCRPKSPTNYVEPTPLPESLWTTPPDTSIVWDAYACKSYQCLIDRKNKPGSYDCKNCFDLQGEEKNKWIFDDGGLDFAIDQVLATKAAGTIRVGLDIGGGTGTFAARMRERNVIIITSTLNLDGPFNNLIASRGLVPMHISISRRFPFFDNTLDIVHSMDVLSNWIPDTMLEFVLYDVYRVLRPGGLFWLDHFFCFGSQLNKTYVPILDRIGFNRLRWHVETKLNRGVHKNVLYISALMEKPMT
- the LOC100812474 gene encoding uncharacterized protein; amino-acid sequence: MDKVVEEVEKVKKEWDETYKKTQEHIEAIADYGKSARAKEENNSLARLNGIAQDGLALLSSFLFTLDLLAPQLPSEPEVQSTRALLQSSKTLTQNLRLNLRNANLQAKANLRKAAQEERELLLGGGEESTVRRRNLQTKAGMTSAAESITESLRRTRQLMVQEVERNTSTLMTLDESTGVLKKAESEYKGHRSLLMRTRNLLSTMQRQDVIDRVIIGVGFLLFSLAVLYVVSKRIGLLTLQRKVTEAIKAGMVGQAELRPQAVADDVNLHQVRGNRVPNNAEAPLEQRIHDEL